Proteins co-encoded in one Malus domestica chromosome 09, GDT2T_hap1 genomic window:
- the LOC103442468 gene encoding probable galacturonosyltransferase 9, which translates to MAVAMRGSRGGGSGFGGFSLRSFFSYRIFVSAMFSLLFIATLSVILTTNPSTPHHDSALPTTGNAYMRRTFLALNSDPLKTRLDLIYKQANDHVTLVNAYAAYARKLKLEISRQMRMFDDLASNFSDLQMKPGYRTALFESDGPLDEDVLRHFEKDVKDKVKIVRLMIAESKENYDNQLKIQKLKDTIFAVNELLIKAKKNGAFASSIAAKSIPKSLHCLAMRLVEERISHPEKYKEEEPSPEFEDPSLYHFAIFSDNVIAVSVVIRSVVKNSVEPWKHVFHVVTDRMNLAPMKVWFKMRPVERGAYVEVKAVEDFTFLNSSYVPVLRQLESAKLQKFYFENRAENATKDTQNMKYRNPKYLSMLNHLRFYLPEMYPKLHKILFLDDDVVVQKDLTGLWKIDLDGKVNGAVETCFGSFHRYAQYLNFSHPLIRERFNPRACAWAYGMNIFDLDAWRLEKSTEQYHYWQNLNEDRTLWKLGTLPPGLITFYSTTKSLDKSWHVLGLGYNPSISMDEIRKAAVIHYNGNMKPWLDIAMNQYKKLWTNYLDNDMEFVQMCNFGL; encoded by the exons ATGGCGGTGGCCATGCGAGGCAGCCGAGGAGGAGGGTCGGGTTTTGGCGGGTTCAGCCTCCGGAGCTTCTTCTCGTACCGGATCTTTGTCTCGGCTAtgttctctctcctcttcattGCTACGCTTTCTGTTATCCTCACCACAAATCCTTCAACTCCGCACCACGACTCT GCACTTCCAACAACTGGAAACGCGTACATGCGTAGGACGTTTTTAGCTTTAAATTCCGACCCTTTGAAAACCAGATTAGATTTGATATATAAGCAAGCCAATGATCATGTTACTCTGGTGAATGCTTACGCGGCGTACGCCAGGAAGCTTAAGCTTGAGATATCTAGGCAAATGAGAATGTTTGATGATTTGGCGTCAAATTTCtctgatcttcaaatgaagccGGGTTACAGAACTGCATTGTTTGAATCAGACGGTCCGTTGGATGAGGATGTTTTGAGGCATTTTGAGAAGGATGTGAAggataaggtcaaaattgttcGGTTGATGATTGCGGAGTCAAAGGAAAATTATGATAATCAGCTCAAGATTCAGAAGTTGAAGGATACCATTTTTGCTGTTAATGAGTTGCTTATAAAGGCAAAGAAGAATGGGGCATTTGCAAGCTCGATTGCCGCAAAATCGATACCAAAAAGTTTGCATTGTTTGGCCATGAGGCTTGTTGAGGAAAGAATATCACATCCGGAGAAGTACAAGGAAGAAGAACCAAGCCCCGAATTTGAGGATCCAAGTTTGTATCATTTTGCAATTTTTTCGGATAATGTCATCGCAGTCTCAGTGGTTATACGATCTGTGGTTAAGAACTCAGTTGAACCGTGGAAACACGTTTTCCATGTTGTTACAGATAGGATGAATCTTGCTCCGATGAAGGTTTGGTTTAAGATGAGGCCTGTGGAACGGGGTGCGTATGTTGAGGTGAAGGCAGTAGAAGACTTCACTTTCTTGAATTCTTCATATGTGCCGGTGTTGAGGCAACTTGAGTCAGCAAAGTTGCAGAAGTTCTACTTTGAGAATCGGGCAGAGAATGCTACCAAGGATACACAAAACATGAAGTACAGGAACCCCAAGTACTTGTCAATGTTGAATCACCTTCGGTTTTATTTGCCGGAGATGTACCCTAAACTGCACAAAATTCTCTTTTTGGATGATGACGTCGTGGTTCAAAAGGACTTGACAGGATTGTGGAAGATTGATTTGGATGGGAAGGTGAATGGAGCTGTTGAGACGTGCTTTGGGTCCTTCCATCGTTACGCCCAGTATTTGAATTTTTCACACCCACTTATCAGGGAGAGGTTCAATCCCCGGGCTTGTGCTTGGGCCTACGGGATGAATATTTTTGATCTTGATGCTTGGAGGCTGGAGAAAAGCACCGAGCAGTACCATTACTGGCAGAACTTG AATGAGGACCGGACTCTATGGAAGCTGGGGACTCTTCCGCCGGGGCTGATTACCTTCTACTCGACGACCAAGTCTCTGGACAAGTCATGGCATGTTCTTGGGCTGGGGTACAATCCCAGTATTAGCATGGACGAGATTAGAAAAGCTGCGGTCATTCATTACAACGGAAACATGAAACCTTGGTTGGACATTGCTATGAACCAATACAAGAAACTGTGGACGAATTATTTGGACAATGATATGGAATTTGTTCAAATGTGCAATTTTGGcttatag
- the LOC103442467 gene encoding basic leucine zipper 43-like produces MQPGEVTGLHYLAPLSSSSPYPPHFSMSTQSNATAFQFNRFSSPLYNFQFPNSQLQEINNNPQQPSSFSSSTSDEADEQQLSLINERKQRRMISNRESARRSRMRKQKHLDELWSQVVWLRNENHQLVDKLNHVSESHDKVLEENAQLKEEASELRQMVNDLQLHSPYNPFLRDLEDVPCNTAYLRTESSNPSITSSMDLLG; encoded by the coding sequence ATGCAGCCCGGTGAGGTCACCGGACTCCATTACCTCGCTCCCTTGAGCTCATCATCTCCCTACCCTCCTCATTTCAGCATGAGCACTCAAAGCAACGCAACTGCGTTTCAATTTAACCGGTTTTCTAGCCCATTGTACAATTTTCAATTCCCTAATTCCCAACTTCAAGAAATTAATAACAATCCACAGCAACCATCCTCGTTCAGTAGTTCAACCTCTGATGAGGCTGATGAGCAGCAACTCAGTCTCATCAACGAGAGGAAACAAAGACGAATGATATCTAACAGAGAATCTGCGCGCAGATCACGTATGCGCAAGCAGAAGCACTTGGATGAGCTCTGGTCACAAGTCGTTTGGCTCAGAAATGAGAATCACCAACTTGTGGACAAGCTGAACCATGTCTCAGAGTCCCACGACAAGGTTCTGGAAGAGAATGCTCAGCTCAAAGAGGAAGCTTCTGAGCTTCGCCAAATGGTCAATGACCTGCAACTGCACAGTCCTTATAATCCTTTCCTTCGGGACCTCGAGGATGTCCCATGCAACACTGCTTATCTGAGAACGGAGTCCTCAAACCCGTCCATCACAAGTTCCATGGATTTGCTAGGCTAA